One genomic window of Hymenobacter sp. J193 includes the following:
- a CDS encoding MFS transporter yields the protein MATTVVPASTREKPRLSFWQIWNMSFGFLGIQFGFELQNSNVSRIFETLGANKDDIPILWIAAPLTGLLVQPIIGYFSDRTWHPFWGRRRPYFFIGAILATLALFIMPNSSALWMAGGMLWILDASINISMEPFRAFVGDKLSSEQRTSGFAMQSFFIGVGSVIAALLPWVFTNWFHLSNTAANGEIPPSVKWSFYVGALAFLAAVMYTVFTTKEFPPEDMEEFRKENAKAGIWDGMKESFMGIFRMPVAMRQLALVQFFTWFALFSMWIYATNAVTSNIYNMRVSTPLYQRITSYISTTAQQEKDAKKSKTLASLQKDIDEINQFQAGNSDKTLTLNLANYYLDSAKPTGADAADLNRVKQQYNDGADWLSLASSVRNGVAAIFAFIIPLIAMRTSRRRTHMLCLLTGGVGLLSLKFIQNPDLIMVSMAMVGVAWASILSMPYAILAGSLPANKMGYYMGVFNFFIVIPQIVAATILGYCTMHFFHGNTLNTLALGGGSMILAGLLTLWVQDDDSGTQAAVQPADAPGYDTPTVVIPRT from the coding sequence ATGGCAACTACCGTTGTGCCCGCCAGCACCCGCGAAAAACCCCGGCTGAGCTTCTGGCAAATCTGGAACATGAGCTTCGGCTTCCTCGGTATCCAGTTTGGCTTCGAGCTGCAAAACTCCAACGTCAGCCGGATTTTTGAAACGCTGGGCGCCAACAAGGACGATATTCCCATTCTGTGGATTGCCGCTCCGCTTACCGGTTTGCTGGTACAGCCTATTATCGGCTATTTCTCCGACCGCACCTGGCACCCATTCTGGGGGCGGCGGCGGCCGTATTTCTTCATCGGTGCTATTCTGGCTACGCTGGCACTATTCATCATGCCCAACTCGTCTGCGCTGTGGATGGCTGGCGGCATGCTCTGGATTCTGGATGCCAGCATTAATATATCCATGGAGCCATTCCGGGCTTTCGTGGGCGACAAATTATCCAGCGAACAGCGGACGAGCGGCTTTGCCATGCAGAGCTTCTTTATCGGGGTAGGTTCGGTTATTGCCGCCTTGCTGCCCTGGGTGTTCACCAACTGGTTTCACCTGAGCAATACGGCGGCTAATGGAGAGATTCCGCCTTCGGTGAAGTGGTCATTTTACGTGGGGGCGCTGGCCTTTCTGGCCGCGGTAATGTACACGGTGTTCACCACCAAGGAATTTCCCCCGGAAGACATGGAGGAATTCCGCAAGGAAAACGCCAAGGCTGGCATCTGGGACGGCATGAAGGAATCCTTCATGGGCATCTTCCGCATGCCGGTGGCCATGCGCCAGTTGGCGCTGGTGCAGTTCTTTACGTGGTTTGCGCTGTTCTCTATGTGGATTTATGCCACCAACGCCGTCACGAGCAACATCTACAATATGCGGGTTAGTACGCCGCTCTATCAGCGTATAACCTCCTACATCAGCACGACCGCGCAACAGGAGAAAGACGCGAAAAAGAGCAAAACGCTGGCTTCGCTGCAGAAAGACATTGATGAAATCAATCAGTTTCAGGCTGGAAACAGCGACAAAACCCTGACCCTGAACCTGGCCAACTACTACCTCGACAGCGCCAAGCCTACGGGCGCCGACGCAGCAGATCTGAACCGGGTAAAGCAGCAGTACAACGACGGCGCCGACTGGCTGAGCCTGGCTTCGTCGGTGCGCAACGGCGTGGCGGCCATCTTTGCCTTCATTATTCCGCTGATTGCCATGCGCACCAGCCGCCGCCGCACGCATATGCTGTGCCTGCTTACGGGTGGGGTAGGGCTGTTATCGTTGAAGTTTATTCAGAACCCCGACTTGATTATGGTTTCCATGGCCATGGTAGGCGTGGCCTGGGCCAGCATCTTATCCATGCCCTATGCTATTCTGGCCGGCTCCCTGCCCGCCAATAAAATGGGGTACTACATGGGCGTGTTTAACTTCTTCATTGTGATTCCCCAAATTGTGGCTGCTACCATTCTTGGGTACTGCACCATGCACTTCTTCCACGGCAACACCCTCAATACCCTAGCTCTGGGAGGCGGCTCCATGATCCTGGCCGGCTTGCTCACGCTGTGGGTGCAGGACGATGACAGTGGTACGCAGGCTGCGGTGCAGCCTGCGGATGCCCCTGGCTACGACACGCCCACGGTAGTCATTCCACGTACCTAA
- a CDS encoding pitrilysin family protein, with product MKLKQLGLLGLSVVLALPAAQAQQKTAAKATTTKATGGTRLVEKVTAKPGEVVIPYEKYVLPNGLTLVVHEDHSDPIVHVDVTYHVGSARETIGKSGFAHFFEHMMFQGSDNVGDEQHFKLVSAAGGTLNGSTNRDRTNYFETLPNNQLETALWLEADRMGFLLDAVTQPKFENQRSTVKNERGQNYDNRPYGLAGEMVSKNLYPYGHPYSWMTIGYLEDLDRSDVNDLKNFFLRWYGPNNATLTVGGDVKPADVVKLAEKYFGSINRGPAVQNMKLPAPKLTQDRYVSYEDNVRFPMLRMVLPTVPRYHPDEPALDALAEILGGGNNSLLYKNLVKNQKAIQANAGHPTAELAGEFTFTAVGFPGKGLDSLEMVVRKSLAEFEKRGVTDEDLQRFKATREAQTIDGLASVSGKVSELASAQTFTGSPNRITQDLKELRALTKADVLRVYNQYIKGKKAVILSVVPKGGKNLVARADNYTVSKEGFTMPKDEYAGLTYKKATDSFDRKQQPKSGTNPVVQVPAFWQQTMPNGLKVIGSRNAEIPKVTMQLTIPGGHRLAQQTPGKAGLAALTAAMLSEGTQKYTPEQFSAALEKLGSSIDVVAGEDNTTIYVESLTKNLDATLALLEESLLRPRFDAQDFARVKKQTLENIASQNVQPVAIANNTFARLIYPSGDIMRVPAIGSTASVQTLTLDDVKQFYQQNYAPNISNLVVVGDVAEAQLLPKLKFLQAWPKKDVALPAPATAAMPTEKTRVYFVNKDGAAQSEIRIGYLGMPFDATGEYYRAGLANYLLGGAFNSRINLNLREDKGYTYGARSGFRGSKYAGPFTAQAGVRADATAASVKEFMKELQNYRNGISDEELQFVQASIGQSDALRYETGRQKAAFLGRIVEYDLDKGYVQQQSDILRNLKKEDVQALAQKYLPTDNMYIVVVGDRAKAFPGLSELGYEVVELDLEGNPVASAAPAPAAAPTAAPAAADPATTVKKAKSKTKGEDGKKKRKEKNDENSQKVKEKGE from the coding sequence ATGAAGTTAAAACAGTTAGGCCTGCTGGGGCTGAGCGTGGTGCTGGCGCTGCCAGCCGCGCAGGCGCAGCAGAAAACGGCTGCTAAAGCCACTACCACCAAAGCCACCGGCGGCACGCGCCTGGTTGAAAAAGTAACCGCCAAGCCCGGCGAGGTGGTGATTCCCTACGAGAAGTACGTGCTGCCCAACGGCCTCACGCTGGTGGTGCACGAAGACCACTCCGACCCCATTGTGCACGTCGACGTGACCTACCACGTGGGCTCGGCCCGCGAAACCATCGGTAAGTCGGGCTTTGCCCACTTCTTCGAGCACATGATGTTCCAGGGCTCCGACAACGTGGGCGACGAGCAGCACTTCAAGCTGGTGTCGGCCGCCGGGGGCACGCTTAATGGCTCCACCAACCGCGACCGGACCAACTATTTCGAGACGCTGCCCAACAACCAGCTGGAGACGGCCCTTTGGCTGGAAGCTGACCGCATGGGCTTCCTGCTGGACGCCGTAACGCAGCCCAAGTTTGAAAACCAGCGCTCCACCGTGAAAAACGAGCGGGGCCAGAACTATGACAACCGCCCTTACGGCCTGGCCGGCGAGATGGTGTCGAAGAACCTGTACCCCTACGGGCATCCCTATAGCTGGATGACCATCGGCTACCTCGAAGACCTGGACCGCTCCGACGTAAACGACCTCAAGAACTTCTTCCTGCGCTGGTACGGCCCCAACAACGCTACCCTGACGGTGGGCGGCGACGTGAAGCCCGCCGACGTGGTGAAGCTGGCCGAGAAGTACTTCGGCTCCATCAACCGGGGGCCGGCCGTGCAGAACATGAAGCTGCCCGCGCCCAAGCTCACCCAGGACCGCTACGTAAGCTACGAAGACAACGTGCGCTTCCCCATGCTGCGCATGGTGCTGCCTACCGTGCCTCGCTACCACCCCGATGAGCCGGCCCTCGACGCGCTGGCCGAAATCCTGGGCGGCGGCAACAACTCCCTGCTCTACAAAAACCTGGTAAAAAATCAGAAAGCCATTCAGGCCAACGCGGGTCACCCTACGGCCGAGCTGGCCGGCGAGTTCACCTTCACGGCCGTGGGCTTCCCCGGCAAAGGCCTCGACAGCCTGGAAATGGTGGTGCGCAAGTCGTTGGCCGAGTTTGAGAAACGCGGCGTAACCGACGAGGACCTGCAGCGCTTTAAAGCCACCCGCGAAGCCCAGACCATCGACGGGCTGGCCAGCGTGAGCGGCAAGGTGTCGGAGCTGGCTTCGGCCCAGACGTTTACCGGCTCGCCCAACCGCATCACCCAGGACCTGAAGGAGCTGCGCGCCCTCACCAAGGCCGATGTGCTGCGCGTGTACAACCAGTACATCAAAGGCAAGAAAGCCGTGATTCTGAGTGTGGTGCCCAAAGGTGGTAAAAACCTTGTGGCCCGCGCCGACAACTACACCGTGTCCAAAGAGGGCTTCACCATGCCCAAGGATGAGTACGCGGGCCTGACCTACAAGAAGGCTACCGACTCCTTCGACCGCAAGCAGCAGCCCAAATCCGGCACCAACCCCGTGGTGCAGGTGCCTGCCTTCTGGCAGCAGACGATGCCCAACGGCCTGAAGGTAATCGGTTCCCGCAACGCCGAAATTCCGAAGGTGACGATGCAGCTCACCATCCCCGGCGGCCACCGCCTGGCCCAGCAGACCCCCGGTAAAGCCGGCCTCGCCGCCCTCACCGCCGCTATGCTAAGCGAAGGCACGCAGAAATACACGCCCGAGCAGTTCAGCGCCGCGCTGGAAAAGCTGGGCAGCTCCATTGACGTGGTAGCCGGCGAAGACAACACGACCATATACGTGGAGTCGCTCACCAAAAACCTCGATGCTACGCTGGCTCTGCTGGAAGAAAGCCTGTTGCGCCCCCGCTTCGACGCCCAGGACTTTGCCCGGGTGAAAAAGCAGACCCTGGAAAACATTGCCAGCCAGAACGTGCAGCCCGTGGCCATTGCCAACAACACGTTTGCCCGGCTGATTTACCCTTCCGGCGACATTATGCGCGTGCCGGCCATCGGCTCTACCGCTTCTGTACAAACCCTCACGCTGGATGATGTCAAGCAGTTCTATCAGCAGAACTACGCGCCTAATATCTCCAACCTGGTGGTAGTAGGTGATGTGGCCGAGGCGCAGCTGCTGCCCAAGCTCAAGTTCCTGCAAGCCTGGCCCAAGAAGGACGTGGCCCTGCCCGCTCCCGCTACCGCCGCCATGCCCACGGAGAAAACCCGCGTTTACTTCGTGAACAAGGACGGCGCCGCGCAGTCAGAAATCCGCATTGGCTACCTGGGCATGCCCTTCGATGCCACCGGCGAATACTACCGCGCCGGCCTAGCCAACTACCTGCTTGGTGGCGCCTTCAACTCGCGCATCAACCTGAACCTGCGCGAAGACAAAGGCTACACCTACGGCGCCCGCTCGGGCTTCCGGGGCAGCAAGTACGCCGGACCGTTCACAGCCCAGGCTGGGGTGCGCGCCGATGCTACCGCTGCTTCGGTGAAGGAATTCATGAAGGAGCTGCAGAACTACCGCAACGGTATTTCCGATGAGGAACTGCAGTTCGTGCAGGCTTCCATTGGCCAGAGCGACGCCTTGCGCTACGAGACTGGCCGTCAGAAAGCCGCGTTCCTGGGCCGCATCGTGGAGTACGACCTCGATAAAGGCTACGTGCAGCAGCAGAGCGACATCCTGCGCAACCTGAAGAAGGAAGACGTGCAGGCCCTGGCCCAGAAGTACCTGCCCACCGACAACATGTACATTGTGGTGGTAGGCGACCGGGCCAAAGCCTTCCCCGGCCTCA